One genomic region from Phycodurus eques isolate BA_2022a chromosome 16, UOR_Pequ_1.1, whole genome shotgun sequence encodes:
- the zgc:65811 gene encoding CD9 antigen isoform X1 has product MALDGCGLVCKYILLLFNLIFAVLGFALLGLGLWLRFSDNTRPIFEINALNSSTFVLGVILLIALGTVMLVVVTVGDYGACSEKKYALQVFSVLLFILAVAETVVGVLAYTWREEVGMRVVEFYTSIYTLFAVSGDAGIGVTLMFIHKMLHCCGVTGVTLLEAVSQTCPEPKSFFENIAMPTCPGVITDFFNSNAPMVMGIFIGTGALLIIALICSMILNQKLHVSSSSPQYIMLTNAAPSLPNVSQHGHVSSLNPDQEPALFTPLTEGNITVVQT; this is encoded by the exons gtGCTGGGTTTTGCCTTGTTGGGCCTGGGCCTGTGGCTGAGGTTCAGTGACAACACCAGACCAATCTTTGAAATAAATGCCCTCAACTCCAGCACATTTGTCTTGG GTGTGATTTTACTGATAGCACTTGGCACCGTGATGCTGGTCGTAGTTACGGTTGGAGACTACGGGGCCTGTAGCGAGAAGAAATATGCTCTCCAAGTG TTCTCTGTTCTCTTGTTCATCCTGGCGGTTGCCGAGACCGTTGTTGGAGTGCTCGCTTACACATGGAGGGAAGAG GTTGGGATGAGGGTTGTGGAGTTCTACACGAGCATCTATACTTTGTTTGCAGTCAGCGGAGACGCGGGCATTGGTGTCACACTAATGTTCATTCATAAGATG CTTCACTGCTGTGGTGTGACAGGGGTCACGTTGTTGGAGGCTGTTTCACAGACCTGCCCCGAGCCAAAAAGCTTCTTCGAGAACATTGCCATGCCT ACATGTCCTGGGGTCATCACTGATTTCTTCAACAGCAACGCACCTATGGTGATGGGCATCTTCATTGGAACTGGAGCTCTTTTG ATCATTGCTCTCATATGCAGCATGATCCTCAATCAGAAGCTTCATGTGTCCAGCTCATCTCCTCAGTACATCATGTTGACCAACGCTGCGCCGTCCCTGCCCAACGTTTCCCAGCATGGACATGTCTCCAGCTTGAACCCTGACCAAGAACCAGCCCTCTTCACCCCTCTCACTGAGGGCAATATCACTGTGGTCCAGACTTAA
- the zgc:65811 gene encoding CD9 antigen isoform X2: MALDGCGLVCKYILLLFNLIFAVLGFALLGLGLWLRFSDNTRPIFEINALNSSTFVLGVILLIALGTVMLVVVTVGDYGACSEKKYALQVFSVLLFILAVAETVVGVLAYTWREEVGMRVVEFYTSIYTLFAVSGDAGIGVTLMFIHKMLHCCGVTGVTLLEAVSQTCPEPKSFFENIAMPTCPGVITDFFNSNAPMVMGIFIGTGALLITALGCAIILLRQIKKDLMAAATHYSAVY; this comes from the exons gtGCTGGGTTTTGCCTTGTTGGGCCTGGGCCTGTGGCTGAGGTTCAGTGACAACACCAGACCAATCTTTGAAATAAATGCCCTCAACTCCAGCACATTTGTCTTGG GTGTGATTTTACTGATAGCACTTGGCACCGTGATGCTGGTCGTAGTTACGGTTGGAGACTACGGGGCCTGTAGCGAGAAGAAATATGCTCTCCAAGTG TTCTCTGTTCTCTTGTTCATCCTGGCGGTTGCCGAGACCGTTGTTGGAGTGCTCGCTTACACATGGAGGGAAGAG GTTGGGATGAGGGTTGTGGAGTTCTACACGAGCATCTATACTTTGTTTGCAGTCAGCGGAGACGCGGGCATTGGTGTCACACTAATGTTCATTCATAAGATG CTTCACTGCTGTGGTGTGACAGGGGTCACGTTGTTGGAGGCTGTTTCACAGACCTGCCCCGAGCCAAAAAGCTTCTTCGAGAACATTGCCATGCCT ACATGTCCTGGGGTCATCACTGATTTCTTCAACAGCAACGCACCTATGGTGATGGGCATCTTCATTGGAACTGGAGCTCTTTTG ATCACTGCTCTGGGGTGTGCCATTATCCTCTTGAGACAGATCAAGAAAGACCTGATGGCTGCCGCTACCCACTACTCCGCTGTCTACTAG